A stretch of Gossypium hirsutum isolate 1008001.06 chromosome A06, Gossypium_hirsutum_v2.1, whole genome shotgun sequence DNA encodes these proteins:
- the LOC107951061 gene encoding protein ELF4-LIKE 3 translates to MEGDTLRLGNGGGQIDGKVVQTFQKSFVQVQNILDQNRLLINEINQNHESKIPDNLGRNVGLIKELNNNIRRVVDLYADLSTSFTKSTDIASSEGGDSSGGGGAMKYSDGNKGGHKRNRPA, encoded by the coding sequence atggaggGTGACACATTGAGGCTTGGCAATGGTGGTGGTCAGATAGATGGGAAGGTGGTGCAGACATTTCAGAAGAGCTTTGTTCAGGTTCAGAATATATTGGACCAAAATAGGCTGCTAATCAATGAGATAAACCAGAACCATGAGTCCAAGATCCCTGACAACTTGGGAAGGAATGTTGGTCTGATTAAGGAGCTCAACAACAACATAAGGAGAGTGGTAGACCTTTACGCAGATCTTTCAACTTCCTTCACCAAATCCACGGATATTGCCTCCTCTGAGGGTGGTGACTCCAGTGGTGGTGGTGGTGCTATGAAATATTCAGATGGCAACAAAGGTGGCCATAAAAGAAACAGGCCAGCTTAA